A segment of the Zalophus californianus isolate mZalCal1 chromosome 3, mZalCal1.pri.v2, whole genome shotgun sequence genome:
TGCTCCCCATGTGAGTGCAGGAACAGACTAGATTAACCAAACAGCTGCTACTGACTAAGAGAAACCAAGTTTCCATAGTTTAGATCACATAATCCCGCTACCTTATTAATTTGTCCTCCTGAGCTATTGAGAACAGATGAAATGTTCGTGATAGCTGAACTTGATGGGAGAGAGCTGCCAatttaagaaaaagcagaagGAGTTATATTCAAGAATGTGTCTTGCTCAGTGTTTCACAGGAGCTGTTCTGTTTTAATTAAATGTCCTGGTTATTCCCGGTGTGCTATTAAATCAGACCCTTGTACCCAGGATAACTGGTATTTTCATGATACGAGCACCCGCTTGTCTCTGTTCTATTCCTCTTGCCAGTGAGGTGATTAGATGTTTGCTTCTGGGTTTACAAATGAGAGTGAAGGAAATGATTGACCTAATGTTGACTTTGGAGTGGAACACTCAATGTAACTTTTTTCCCTCTACATTGTTccaagaaaaattagaagaaagtgttttaaaagCTGACTGGACCCTCCAAATACGTGtaagaaaaaacaatattttaaaataatatttcatctaAAGGATGGCAGAAGAGGTGTGCATCTAAAGCACTTTCAAAACATGAGTCTCCATCAAGGATGATTAAAGCagacaagaaaaatgaatttagaagctGCCTTTGGATAGCTGGCTTGAGGGCTGGAATCACCCATAAATAACCTTGAGAACTTCCTGAACATGTACCAGACGAGGCTgtcagcccccccgccccccccggttCCTCAGGGATTCCCTAGAGTAGAACGTACTGTTTTATCCATGGTGTGACCTGATTGATAGTCGGCTAATAACTGATGGAGACCACTCAGATACCTCCCGTTCTGTACGCAGAATAGCAAGTTCAAGGAACCCCACATGGTGAAACAAGTTTTCTCAACTTTCTACTGAACTTAAGGAAAATTGGGTATTGAAGGCTACTTACCTGTCTACTCTCACTCTGCAcaatatttgtcaaaaatatggaaattaagTTTAACTGTACTTTCCATTGTCATTATTCACAAAGGAGTCTTCATTTCATCTCATAAATGTAGACACATATTACCAGAACAAATTCTGTTGACAtaacattaaaagaattaaactatatagaacaaactgaaggggttgctagaggggaggtgggtgggggatgagctaaAGGGATGATGAGTAGTAAGGAGGGCCCTTGTTCTGATGAGCACGGGGTggtatatggaagtgttgaatcactacattgtacacttgaaactaatattacgctgtatattaactggaatttaaataaaaacttggaaaaaatggccaaggatttatttcatttcataataaaattgagactttgacttaaaaataatttacaaaattctTCCAACTtccaattatttcatttatttttactttggaatACCTTGGGTTCTTGAGTTGAAAAGAacaagctgtattttttttttttaacaggcctcatttaaataaagaatgatGTGTTTAAACCTAGGGAGGCATTTTAAATGTAAGCCAGTCACCCTAGAATGCACCTATATCCAAATATTAGagttaccttttctttttaactttttattttgaaataattatagactaACAGGAATTTGCAACAATATTAGAAAGGATTCTGTGTATCCTTCATCCAGCTTCCCCCACTGGTGAGATACAGGTATAGGCCAACACCCAAACCAGAAAGTTGACATTGATTCATTACTCTTAACTAGACTCTAGACCTTATTCAGTTTCACCATTTAGATTGCTTTTGGATCTACAGGAAGATCAATACGTTCTAAAAATATCTGAAGGTGTTTGCTTCTAAATGCTTAATAATGAAATAAGGCCTTCAAACaataatttttcctaatattAAATCCTATTAAAACTAGATACATAAAGCACTGTTAAAGACTGAACCCTTACAGAAGTCATGAAATTAGGAGGGTATTACtaataaattttgtaatttttatagaCATGTATGTTTGTCTTTGTAATTTCTATAAAACTGAATTAGTGGTCATTCAGAATATTCTGACAGTATAATTTCTATCGTTACAAGTACTTAGATtctcataaaatatgttttgttctaagtagcaaaacaatttttttcctttagagagagtgcacaggcacACATATacgtgagttggggggaggggcagagggagagagagaatcctaagcaggctccctcttttggccctgagattatgacctgggcaTTTTCAGTCACCTAACTTAAGTATTCTTAATAGGTGCCCCAAACTATTAACAGAAATCCTCAATGCATCGTTGActacattttggaaaaaagataataaaaaataattgacaaaaagtaattttttgCATCTTAAAGAAAATGGTGCAGAAAAAGaatatgctctttaaaaaatgtcatgcCTAATTTAGTGGttgggaaatattttcattttaaatttggaacttttaaagtatttaagtTTGAAGTAGTGCGGCTAAATCTGTTGCTAATATCTGGTTATTTCGGGATGTTTTAATGCATTAGGAATGCCCACAGTTCTGTAAACAGAACTTAAAtacttcagattttcttttaaagtactttttaataaaccaaaataaacccttacattagTGTCTGAGTCTAGATTTAACTGATATTTGACCATATGAGATGATCTAAAATAATTATGTCTTCTTTCATAATGTCTCAGATGAGGTAGCTAAAAAGTTTCTCAGTAAgaaaagatgatagaaaagatTAACATCCATCCATATTCATCCAGGTCACATTTCAGTTcttagaaaaatgtgaaaaagttacattgaaaatgttcctttttatgAGAAATTACTTTGCCATGGGGTACATTCAGCTGAGTAATTGCAATCACTTTGTTTCTCTTAgttgccaaatatttttaaaaaaaaaacacctgatttTCCTTTTGATCTTCATCAAAAGGTTTCCAGTTCACATTAGAGTAAAATAAGAGTACAGTTTACCAGATCTCCTCTATTCTATgtaatcagttaaaaaaatgtttagcatAGCCTTTAATTTGGCAAGGGCTGTTTTGTTTAAAACTTtcaggttttatatattttagtttattttgattttaaggTTATTGTAATTCGAAATACAGATCCCCATCTGTTTTTTTGCCAGGGCAACTCTTTTTCTGGTGttatgcatagcctcccccaaaTCCAACTAAGTTcagtttcagttttttatttgcaaaacttCTTTGGTAAACAATACTGCATAATAAATCATCTTAGTACTTCTTAGTGCGGTGGACTTCTTAGTGCGGTGGTTCTCAGCTGTCACACCCAGGCCTCTCTTGATAACAACTCTTTTCATGCTCCCTCTACTTGCTGGAAATGACATGCAGATGTAGTACAACCTACCCACACACATTGTACTTTTAAAGTCAACATAATGCTCTCATCGTAGtatacagaagaaataaatacgTATTACGGTGTATAAATGCGCAGGCATGActgcaggagaggagaaaatggaatagTTTCAGAGCTTATACCTATGGATAAATAGGATTCAACAGCTACAAATGCAGAATGGAGTTGAATTGTATCAACGATTCCAGCAGCATAAGGAATGCTGTTGTAGGTGACATTTTCCAAAAATCTTGGTAAGGTTATGAATAATGCAAAGATCAATCTGcccttgatttattttatttggtagtTGCATTCTTAGTTCATTGCATTTTAAATCTGCTCAAAATATACTTTGTGTTTATTGTAAATCAAAGAGAGAGTCTAGAGCCAGAAAAATGATTAAACCTCATTGTTTGATTGCACATGGGGCATCTGAAGTTTGGTGGAGTGCAAGGGAGTACTTAGGGATTTACAACATAGTGAAGGATGTCCAGCATTCTTGACCCACTCCAGGTGCAACTctccagtttttaaaacaaaaatgcctCCATAGATATCTAAAGAGCCTCCAGGGGCATGGCAAGTTCTAGAGAAGCACTTCTGTAAAATGTTGGCACAGGACAGATGCTCACAGTGTAATCTTTGTTGTATCCAGCCCTTGTGCTTTAGCCATAATGAGTCATATGTCCAGAATCTCTTATTGGCCAATGAGAAGAAGCACACTTCTTTCAGATGATCTCTGGGACGGTGTGTGCTAAAGACGTTTCCAGAGGTGTCACGCCTACCGCCACAGATGAGCTGCTTTCCTAGCTGCCTGGGCTGCGTGCCTATTTCATAGCCGCCTGTGCAAAGATTTGTGGTTTTAGGCCTTGCCTTTCTCCTCCTGTAGTTTCCTTTAGACTTGAGTCTATGTTTCATTGTATTTGTTGTGCGGAACCGGACTTCTCCATCCACTGGGATGCCTTTTTGGAAGAACGGTATTAAAAGTTTCTTTAGAGATATGATGTACCTAAACATAAATTCTCATCTGCCATCTATCAATCAATGGAAGCTTAAAATTTAATGACTTGTTTGTGCTCTAAATGTAACTCTTTTATGAACTTTCAGTGAGTATCTACTTACCTTCATGAGTAAATCCTTGTgttgtctttccttctctgtggtaGAGATTAACCATTCCAAGCAGCTGCCCCAGAAGTTTTGCTGAGCTGTTACGTCAGTGTTGGGAAGCTGATGCCAAGGTATGTAAgtcagttgttgtttttttttttggtcgtctttcagaattctgaaatttcacttgtttgtttggctttgagtttttaaaatttggggtaaTGAGAGTCATTACAAAGTAAAGCTGGATTGCTGTCCCTGTGAGCCCCAGATGGACTGTTAAGGCTTTCTGTTGCTATCTGCTTATCTTGATCCTTAGAAATTCATTACTGGCTCCTTCTTACAGCCCCTCTGGCACTCTTGATTCAACGGAAAGAATTgcattcctttgtttttaatctttaataaGAACTGTTGCACCTTTGTGTTCTAAAAATGGCCAGCATACAGtgcttattctgtgccaggcactattccaaGCACTAAATTTATGTACATTAGCTCATTTATTCCTCAGAATAGCTCTATGACGTAAGTTGTGTTATTccacccattttccagatgaagaatcAAGGCATACAGAAGTTAAGTAATGCTCAAGGCCACGGCTAGTACATGGTGAGACTGGAGAATGAGCCCAAGCAGTCTGAACCAAAGACCAGGCCAGAGTAgcacttctgttttatttttcttttttagattttatttatttatttgacagagacacagcgagagagggaatacaagcagggggagtgggagagggagaagcaggcttcccgcagagcagggagcccagtgaggggctcgatcctaggaccctgggatcatgacctgagccgaaggcagaggcttaacgactcagccacccaggcgcccccagagtagCACTTCTAGAGAAACTTGATATATACTCCTTGTCCGGATTCATGATGTTTTGAAGCCATCACTACAGAGTTGGAGACATTCCAAAATGTAGACTTTCCTGTGGTTAGCACATTTGAGCATGAAGGCCCATTGCCTTTCCCTgcaaagatcattttaaaagacacatttatatggaattatttatgaataaaatgatagGCGAATCTtggatttacttcaaaataaaatgaaaggaaatagatGGTGGTGTAGATTAAACAAGATTGGCCACGATAATTTTTGAAGCCAAGTGATAAGTATAtggaggttcattttttttttccctaagaatttttaaaactttcagttCAAATCAGTGGGCTGGGTTCACTTCAGCTCCTTCACTGCCAACCTGGGGGCAGggactgcttcagtttctctgccttctccttgtCCATGATGACCAAGGTGTAAAGGTATCTGCTGCCCTGAGCTTTAAACTTcacattatccttatttttcttgatcttgACGGATTTGGTGTCCTTTCGCCTGGCCGTGAGCACAAAGTCCTTGATTTCCTCGATTTTGCGAGGCATGGCTacggtggcggggggtgggggggtgggcaggggagcgCGCCGCTGGTACCCAGTCGTGGGTTACGCCGGATTACCCCTCAGTGCCCCGTTTACCGCCTGAAACACTCACCTATATGGAGGTTAATTACACTGTTCTTTCTACATttgtttatgtttgaaatttttcataataaaaagttagaaagtaaaaaaagaccCTCACAGATTAAACACTGAAAGAGACAGACCCAAGAAAGGAACTATAATTTTATAGTTCAAATTTGTCCACTCTTTCATGGAACTAGATATATtgcaaactgattttttaaatagagatctaaaaacaaagacttaggaatggaatttcttccttaatttaaACCCAGTTCCAATCTGGCCCCGAGGAAGAATGCATGCGGGTAACACACAGCATCTTTCTCTAGTGGGGAGAATGCACGACAACCGGTGAGTTTGAGTACTCACCGCGCCGAATCACATGCGTGACGTAGCACGTGGttccgccccccccctccccgccgcacGTGAGAACAGCTCAATGCCAAGTACAGTAGTTTGTACAGTAGTGCGGCCGATAGAGCAGCCGGGCACGCGGATCTGTGAGGCCTGGGCCCGGTGTGCTCCCTGCTGGCTGGGCTGGCCCGGCCTGTGCCTTGTCTCGGAGGAGTTTGTTGTGGGGGCTTCCCAGATTTGCACATTTCACCTTTGACCTGAAAACCAGCAGCCTTAATCTTTGCTTTCACTCCTGTTCATCAAACTAccttcacccttttttttttttaaaaaggggagtcTTATATTTACTTagtattgttttttattaaagaatttaacatttttgggcgcctgggtggctcagttggttgagcgactgccttcggctcaggtcatgatcctggagtcccgggattgagtcccacatcggactccctgttcagcagggagtctgcttctccctctgaccctcttccctctcgtgctctctgtctctcactctctctctctcaaataaataaaatcttttaaaataaaaaaaaaattaacatttttaaattgttagtgtttttatttagtattactgtttttattagtGTTCCATGACAAAGTTGCATAGTTATGGCATGGTCTGCCCTGCCTCTGTTTAggtcctattattttatttattttttaaagattttatttatttatttgagagagacacagcgagagcaggaacacaagcagggggagtgggagagggagaagcaggcctcccaccgagcagggagccggatgcggggcttgatcccaggacccggggaccatgacctgagccgaaggcagatgcttaacgactgagccacccagacacccctaggtcctattattttattcttttaaagtttttttttttttaagattttatttgacaggatAGATAGcataagcaggcagagtggcaggcagagggagagggagaagcaggctctccgacAAGCAGGGAGctgggcggggctcgatcccaggaccccaggatcatgacccgagccgaaggcagccacttaactcaCTGattcacccaggcgcccctaggtccTTTATTTTAGTGTGTGATTTGCAGAATATGGGGTTTTTAAGCATTAAGAGGAATGCCTGCCCTTTGTAGCTAATCCAGCAGAAAATACACTCAGCTGTTTGCAGGCTTGCTCtagaacatttgtatttttaaaatgctatggtACTACCTTCTCCATACTCTTTCTACCAGTTCTGTGTCCATTGTGACATATATAGTCATTTTGGCAGTATTTTTCtgctacttaaataaaaatttcacctGAAATTATTTACAGTGAATTAGATTATTGCAACTAGATTCTCTATAATTGCAGTTATATTTCAGTATGCAAAGCAGGTTTTGAATTTCTTAATCGGAAACTTTGTACTTCATTAAAATTCTAAGAATATACATTTATG
Coding sequences within it:
- the LOC113919428 gene encoding 60S ribosomal protein L38-like, whose product is MPRKIEEIKDFVLTARRKDTKSVKIKKNKDNVKFKAQGSRYLYTLVIMDKEKAEKLKQSLPPGWQ